Proteins encoded in a region of the Myxococcales bacterium genome:
- a CDS encoding phytoene desaturase translates to MGCIEYIQSLYIRRNVMQITSTRRRAIVIGSGFGGLAAAVRLGARGWNVTVLERDQQPGGRARVFRQDGFTFDAGPTVITAPFLFEELWELCGKRMADHVDLRPVTPFYRIRFHDGRSFDYSGDPASMRAEIRKLAPADLDGYERFVAMSQEIFSVGFEKLAHVPFTRWTDMARVVPAMMKLESYRSVYGLVSKFVQDERLRQVLSFHPLLVGGNPFNTTSIYSLIPYLERKWGVHFPIGGTGALVRGLIDLIEGQGGSIRYGATVEEILVDGGARGKARGVRLASGEVLSADVVVSNADSAWTYSHLLPARYRRRWTDRKLEGSRYSMSLFVWYFGTNRQYPDVAHHTILLGPRYKELLTDIFDRHVLADDFSLYLHRPTATDPNLAPPGSEGFYVLSPVPHLDAGIDWSSRAEAYRAKIERHLEATVLPGLSGSLVSSRVMTPQHFRDELLSERGAAFGLEPVLLQSAWFRPHNQSEEIDGLYLVGAGTHPGAGVPGVLSSARVLDAVVPHG, encoded by the coding sequence ATGGGCTGCATAGAGTATATACAATCTCTATACATCCGGAGGAACGTTATGCAAATAACTTCGACAAGACGGCGTGCGATTGTGATCGGGAGCGGCTTCGGGGGCCTCGCGGCGGCCGTGCGTCTGGGCGCGCGGGGCTGGAACGTCACCGTGCTGGAGCGTGACCAGCAGCCCGGAGGGCGCGCGCGGGTGTTCCGTCAGGACGGCTTCACGTTCGACGCAGGGCCGACCGTCATCACGGCGCCCTTCCTGTTCGAGGAGCTCTGGGAGCTCTGCGGCAAGCGGATGGCCGACCACGTCGACCTCCGGCCGGTCACGCCGTTCTATCGGATCCGCTTCCACGACGGCCGCTCGTTCGACTACTCGGGCGATCCGGCGTCGATGCGGGCCGAGATCCGCAAGCTCGCGCCCGCCGACCTCGATGGCTACGAGCGCTTCGTCGCGATGAGCCAGGAGATCTTCTCCGTGGGCTTCGAGAAGCTCGCGCACGTGCCGTTCACGCGCTGGACCGACATGGCGCGCGTCGTGCCCGCCATGATGAAGCTCGAGAGCTACCGCAGCGTGTACGGGCTCGTGTCAAAGTTCGTACAGGACGAACGCCTGCGCCAGGTGCTGAGCTTTCACCCCCTCCTCGTGGGCGGAAACCCGTTCAACACCACCTCGATCTACAGCCTCATCCCCTACCTCGAGCGCAAGTGGGGGGTGCACTTCCCCATTGGCGGCACGGGGGCCCTCGTGCGGGGCCTCATCGACCTCATCGAGGGGCAGGGCGGGTCGATCCGTTATGGCGCGACCGTCGAGGAGATCCTCGTCGACGGTGGGGCGCGGGGCAAGGCGCGCGGCGTGCGGCTCGCCTCGGGCGAGGTCCTCTCGGCGGACGTCGTCGTCTCCAACGCCGACTCGGCGTGGACCTACAGCCACCTCTTGCCAGCGCGGTACCGCCGCCGCTGGACCGACCGTAAGCTCGAGGGGTCTCGCTACTCGATGAGCCTCTTCGTCTGGTACTTCGGGACCAACCGGCAGTACCCCGACGTGGCGCACCACACCATCCTCCTCGGCCCTCGCTACAAGGAGCTGCTCACCGACATCTTCGACCGCCACGTGCTCGCAGACGACTTCAGCCTCTACCTGCACAGACCGACGGCGACCGACCCCAACCTCGCGCCGCCGGGCTCCGAGGGCTTCTACGTGCTCTCGCCGGTGCCTCACCTGGACGCGGGCATCGACTGGTCGTCGCGCGCCGAAGCGTACCGCGCGAAGATCGAGCGTCACCTCGAGGCGACCGTCCTGCCCGGCCTCTCGGGGAGCCTCGTCTCGTCCCGCGTGATGACGCCGCAGCACTTCCGCGACGAGCTCTTGAGCGAGCGCGGTGCGGCGTTCGGCCTCGAGCCGGTGCTGCTCCAGAGCGCCTGGTTCCGGCCGCACAACCAGAGCGAGGAAATCGACGGGCTCTATCTCGTCGGCGCGGGCACGCACCCAGGGGCCGGCGTACCCGGCGTGCTCTCCTCGGCGCGCGTCCTCGACGCGGTGGTCCCGCATGGGTAG
- a CDS encoding MerR family DNA-binding transcriptional regulator, with product MTEREPEGERNRSSSDEAPDLPASGPFRIHTVSELTGVPEPTLRAWERRYGIPKPERSASGYRLYAGGEVEQVRELRRLCDEGMAAAEAAKVVLAQRTSASASAPVVPPHAAAIERILGAIRRFDDAELDRELRKLLFLGTAITILDEVVTPLLYEVGRLWHSGELSVAEEHLASQRIGTLLRDLVRLSPGALSEQAVVLASFADDEHDLGLLAMALRFSGWGLRPVFLGARTPPGAIRSAVRAMSPALVALSVTQPPERSRARELVDDYASACGDVPWIVGGGAAGAIADLIQARGGVLADRDPAELRRSVRALLSAGSGPGASATSSTRTTKPRRSRP from the coding sequence ATGACGGAGCGCGAGCCCGAAGGCGAACGAAACCGATCGAGCAGCGACGAGGCACCCGACCTCCCAGCGAGCGGGCCTTTTCGTATTCACACCGTGTCGGAGCTCACCGGCGTGCCTGAGCCCACGCTCCGGGCCTGGGAGCGTCGCTACGGCATCCCGAAGCCGGAGCGGAGCGCCTCGGGCTACCGGCTCTACGCGGGCGGCGAGGTCGAGCAGGTGCGCGAGCTGCGGCGCCTCTGCGACGAGGGCATGGCGGCGGCCGAGGCGGCCAAGGTCGTGCTCGCCCAGCGCACGAGCGCGTCGGCGAGCGCGCCCGTCGTCCCCCCTCACGCCGCGGCGATCGAGCGCATCCTCGGCGCGATTCGCCGCTTCGACGACGCCGAGCTCGACCGCGAGCTGCGCAAGCTGCTCTTCCTCGGCACGGCCATCACCATCCTCGACGAGGTGGTGACGCCGCTGCTCTACGAGGTGGGCCGCCTCTGGCACTCGGGAGAGCTGTCTGTGGCGGAGGAGCACCTCGCGTCGCAGCGAATCGGCACGCTGCTTCGGGACCTCGTGCGCCTCTCGCCGGGCGCGCTGTCGGAGCAGGCCGTCGTGCTCGCGAGCTTCGCCGACGACGAGCACGACCTCGGCCTGCTCGCGATGGCGCTCCGGTTCTCGGGCTGGGGCCTGCGTCCAGTGTTCCTCGGCGCGCGCACGCCGCCGGGGGCCATCCGGAGCGCGGTACGGGCCATGAGCCCGGCCCTCGTGGCGCTCTCGGTCACGCAGCCCCCCGAGCGGTCGCGCGCGCGCGAGCTCGTCGACGACTACGCGAGCGCGTGCGGCGACGTGCCCTGGATCGTCGGCGGCGGCGCCGCGGGGGCGATCGCCGACCTCATCCAAGCCCGCGGCGGAGTCCTCGCCGACCGCGATCCCGCCGAGCTCCGCCGATCGGTCCGCGCGCTCCTCAGCGCCGGCTCCGGGCCGGGCGCCTCTGCCACGTCTTCGACCCGAACCACCAAGCCAAGGAGATCTCGACCATGA
- a CDS encoding heme-binding protein → MKEPAYAVAKSTESFELRTYPQRVVAETRVEGDFGEAGDEGFRRLAGYIFGKNRSGTKLAMTAPVGMSGAADGKKIPMTAPVAQRASGPSRAEWVVSFTMPEGETLASLPVPLDARVTLRELPPARVAVVRFSGRWTSENMGEHEAALRAWARSERLPVVGDAEVNRYDPPFVPWFARRNEIWLRVEAPAARSS, encoded by the coding sequence GTGAAGGAGCCGGCCTACGCCGTGGCGAAGAGCACCGAGAGCTTCGAGCTCCGCACCTACCCGCAGCGCGTCGTGGCCGAGACGCGCGTGGAGGGGGACTTCGGCGAGGCGGGCGACGAGGGCTTCCGGCGGCTCGCTGGCTACATCTTCGGCAAGAACCGATCGGGCACGAAGCTCGCGATGACCGCGCCGGTCGGGATGAGCGGCGCCGCCGACGGCAAGAAGATCCCCATGACGGCGCCGGTCGCGCAGCGCGCGAGCGGGCCAAGCCGCGCCGAGTGGGTGGTCTCCTTCACGATGCCCGAGGGCGAGACGCTGGCCAGTCTGCCCGTCCCGCTCGACGCGCGCGTCACGCTGCGCGAGCTCCCTCCCGCGCGCGTCGCCGTGGTGCGCTTCAGCGGCCGGTGGACCTCCGAGAACATGGGAGAGCACGAGGCGGCGCTGCGCGCGTGGGCGCGTTCGGAGCGGCTCCCGGTGGTCGGCGACGCCGAGGTGAACCGCTACGATCCGCCCTTCGTTCCGTGGTTCGCGCGTCGAAACGAGATATGGCTCCGCGTCGAGGCCCCCGCGGCCCGTTCGTCGTGA